AACCGTCCTACGTCCGCTTCTCGATTATCAAAGCAAATCTCAACTATTTCTGGCCAATCGCGTGCTAGCGCCTCAGTGGTACTTACAGTGCCATTCGATGAAAGTGACCGGAAATAGACGGTATTGTTTCTTATCAGGATTTGCGAACCGTCTTTCAACTCGCGTTTAGCCGCGACAGGTACTTTGACGCCGGATGGCACGGATAGCACTGGGTACGATGCCCCCTGGCGTTCGCTCCAATTCACCGTGACCTCAAATGGCTCAGAGGCATATTTTGAGATTATCCCCTGAATGACATCGACATGGAAAAGCGCCTCAGCGTTCGCTGGTCGCTTGGCCGTATCTGGCGTCAAGGTCTTGTCGTCGAAGCCGATAACAAAAAAGCCCCCATTACGATTGCGAAGCGCCATTGCTCCCTTAGCGATTTTTGCAATTCCTGCGGGCTGCGTCGGATCAATCCAAGTCTTGATCTCCACCGTTAAGCTCTCAGAGGGTGATGCGACTATTGCATCGACCACTGACTTTTCTGCCATGTAAATTTCCGTCCTTTGGCCAGGAGTTCGCTATCGCCTCATCGGAAAGGGCGGCATTCAAGCGTAGCACCGCCGCTCGCGCAAGGTGCATCATTCCTCTGCCACAGCTATTGTGATCCACGGATCGCGCGCCGCCCAACCCGCGATGTGCGCGAAAACTTCATCAAGTGCGTGCAGCGAGCCGAGCACCTCGCCGGTCAGCCCGCGAGCGGCGAGTAAGACAGACAGCATGGTCCGTCATCCCGGCCTTCGCGCTTTCAATTTGTCGCGCTGCCGTGCGGCCATCGCCGACAGAAAGTTTGGAGCTTCCAGATCGGTAAGACTATAACTGTGGTCGTAACCCTCGATCTCTCTTGGGCGCGCAGCAATTCTTACGTTGTCCGCAAACGTGCAAAGATAGATCTGTTTCGACTTCCAGAACCAACGTTCTTCGGCAATGCCGGTTACAATACCTGGCTGCCCCTCTTTCACAGGCCCAAAATTCCGAACTGCAATAACCCTTGCGCCGATCTCTAGAGATGTAGTGCTCATTGGTTGTTCCGCGCACCCCTATCAGGGCACTGACCTGACCATAGCAGGTTAAGTCGAGTACCATTTCCCACCAGTATCAGCGGAATTTCTGTTTTTGCACAGGCAATACATTCCGAACGACCGTAGATTGATGTTGCTAAGTTATTTCCACTACTGACTTTCCCACGGGGGAGAAGGGAAGAGCGCCCACCGCCCCTCAATCCAGCTTCGCTTCCATCCCGCGCTTGGTCGCGGGGCGGGCCATCAGCGTCTCATACCAGCGCTTGACGTTGGGGAAGTCTGATAGCTCGACCTTGTGGCGCGGATGGCGCCAGGCCCAGCCGAGGATGGCGAAATCGGCAACCGAGAGCTCGCCGGCGACGAAGTCGCGGCCATCCAGCCTGCGATCCAGCACGCCATAGAGCCGTCGCGTCTCGGCCATGTAGCGCTTCAGGCCGTAGGCGCGGTCCTGCTCGTTCTCCAGCGCGATGAAATGATGCACCTGGCCCGGCATCGGGCCGAAACCGCCCATCTGCCACATCAGCCATTCATAGACCGGAATCCGCTCGGCGAGCGGTTTCGGCAGGAACTTGCCGGTCTTCTCGCCGAGATAGAGCAGGATCGCGCCGGACTCGAAGATGCTGACCGGCTTGCCGCCGGGACCATCGGGATCGACGATCGCCGGGATCTTGTTGTTCGGGCTGATCGCGAGGAAGGCGGGCGCCATCTGCTCGCCCTTGCCGATGTTCACCGGGATCACCTTGTAGGGCAGCCCCATCTCCTCCAGCGCCACCGAGATCTTGAGGCCATTGGGCGTGTTCCAGGTGTGCAGCTCGATGGTCATTTCCGCTTCCCGTGCAAGTGTTTGGCAGAGTGTTTGGTGCCTGCTTACGGGGATTGGAACGGCCGCACAACCGCGCTTTCCGGAAAGCTCGCCCGCGGAAATCGCGGCATGGGCGCTGTTGACGGCCCGATTTCCGCGCTGGAATGTGCCGGTCAGCGTGGATAGATTGCCGCCCGCCTCAAACCCTCAAGGGAAAAGTCTTTGTCCAAATCAGCCTCCCGCGCCCGCCTCGCCGAGATCATCCGCAAGCGCTCGTTCGGCCGCGGCGAGATCACGTTGGCGTCGGGCCGCAAGAGCGACTTCTATTTCAACCTGAAGCCGACGATGCTCGATCCCGAGGGCGCAGCGCTGCTCGCCGAGCTCACTTACGAGGCGCTGAAGGACGACAAGCTCGATTTCGTCGGCGGGCTGGAGATGGGCGCGGTGCCGCTCGCCGGCGCGATCGCGCAGCTGTCCTGGCTGAAGGGTCATCCGATCGCGGCCTTCTTCGTGCGCAAGAAGCCGAAGGAGCACGGCGCGCGGCTCGCGGTGGAAGGCCTCGCCAAGGGCGAGAGCCTGGCCGGCAAGCGCATCGTGATCGTCGAGGACGTCACCACGACCGGCGGCTCGGCGCTGAAGGCGGTGGAAGCGGTGCGCGAGGCCGGCGGCGAGATCGCGCTGGTCTTCACCATGGTCGACCGCGAGGAAGGCGCCACCGAAACGTTCGCCGAGGCCGGCCTGCCGTTCCGCGCGCTGTACAAGGCCGGCGAGTTCCTGAAGGACTGAGGTTCTTTCGCAGCCGTCGCGGCCAGATGCATAGGCCGCGCCATCCCCGTTTCTTGTGACGCCGTCACGCCCGATCAATCGCTCGTTTACCATCCCACCGTAGGGTGAATCCGCCGGGGCACCTTGCCGCGGCGCGTCGGGTGGAGTTGGCGTTGCGTACAGAGTTGAGTGATCGGCGCGTGCGGCGCTGCGTGATGCTTGCCGCCGCAGCCATTGCGGGTTCCGTCCTGGTCGTGCCCGCTCCCGTCTCGGCCGAAGGGCTGTTCGACTTGTTCTTCGGCGGTGCCCAGAAGCAGCAGGGCCGGCAGGCTCCGCCGCAGGCCAATTTCTTCGCCGATCCGTTCGGCCTCAACCAGCAGCCGGAACGGCAGCAGTCCGCGCCCGCCTCGGCGCCGCGCGTCGCGGGTTCCGGACCGGCCTATTGCGTGCGCAGCTGCGATGGCAAATATTTTCCGCTGACGATGCGCGGCAACGCGACGCCGGCGCAGCTCTGCCAGGCGTTCTGTCCGGCGAGCGCCACCAAGGTCTATTACGGCAGCCATATCGACAGCTCCGCATCGAGCACCGGCGAGCGCTACACCGACAGCGAGAATGCCTTCGCCTATCGCAAGGCGCTGCGCGCCGACTGCACCTGCAACGGCCGCGACCCGGCGGGGCTCGCCCCGGTCGATCTCGCGCTCGATGCCTCGCTGAAAGCCGGCGACGTGATCGCGACCACCGACGGTCTCGTCGCCTATACCGGCGTCCGCGTCGGCAACGAGCAGTCGTTCGACTTCACGCCGGTCGCGTCCTATCCCGGGCTCACCGCAGCGGTCCGCGCGCGGCTCGGCGAAATGAAGGTTGCGCCCGTCAGCGCCGAACTCGCGAGCGACGCGCCGCTGCCGGAGACCGGCCGCGATGTCGCGCCGTCGTCCGTCGCGCCGAAGGGCAACGCGGCAAAGTCCGGCAAGCGCGCCGAGGCGAATTAACGCGCCACGATCACGCCGATAACGTTCGGCGCGGCCAGGTATTTCTCCTCGATCGCGGCCCGCGCGGCGGCGCGGTTCTCCGGGTTGAGGAGCCCGCGCTTCTCGGCGAGGATCATCCAGCAATAGCCCCACCAATCCGTCAGCATGCCGTGATCGTCGACCAGGTCGTAGCCCTGCTCGGCGGCGAACAGGCGCGCATGCGCCTCGTCGAGCGAATCGAGCCAGGCGTGATCCTCGAGCGAAAACAGCTCGTCGCTGAAATCATCCGTGGTGTAGCCCCAGATCGACATGCAGACCGCGTTGAACTCGCGATCGAGCTGATCGTCGTCGATCGGCTGGCGCCGCGAGACCTGGTGCAGTCGCGACAGCGAGCGGGCGAAATCCGCGATGCGGGTGAGAGCGAACTGATCGAAGGCGATGGTGGACATGTAGTCCTCGCGAAGGCTGGGAGACCCTAGATATTGTATCGGCGCAGCGCCGAATCATGATGATATATCAAAGACTTGCTAAAGTGTTCTTAATTCGTTCTAGTTGGTTTGCAAATTATCTGCAACGTCGCCCCGGCGAAGGCCGGGGCCCATAACCACCGCAATCCGACATCTCACGTGAGAGGTGCCGCAAAATGAACGCCACAGTCTATTACGTCTACATTCTCGCGAGCCGTCGCCACGGGACACTCTACATCGGCGTCACCAACGATCTTCTCAATCGGCTGACGCTCCATCGCTCCGGACGCGGCTCGCAATTCGTCAAGAAGTACGGCGTCACACGTCTGGTTTACACGGAGGCCTACGCTTCACCGCAGGAGGCGATCGCGCGGGAAAAAGCGCTCAAGGAATGGCGCCGCGACTGGAAGATTCGCCTGATCGAGCAAGACAATCCGGAGTGGGGCGACCTGTCCCACCTTCTCTGATGGCTGTGGTTATGGGCCCCGGCCTTCGCCGGGGCGACGAATTTGCGGTGACTGTCTTCGCCTCATGAAAAGGCGGCCGCAATGAAACTGCCAGCCCCCCAAAAGCAATTCGGGCCGCTGACTTAAGTCAGCGGCCCGTTGAAAATGGCTTCGAAATGAAATGCGTCGGAGCTAAAATATGTGCCCGCCCCACGAGCGACTGCTCTGGTTGTAAAGACCTCGTTAAACCTTGGAAATCCGTATCATCACGGTGTTTCCGACCCGCGCATGAAGCCGCGTTGCGCGGTGTTCAATTCGCCGACAGCAACCTGTCGCCGCAAGCGTTCGCGTCAAACTTGCCGCCGCATTGTCGCTTGATGGCGGCGCAGCGCGCGGCCGGCAAAATTGTCGCAAAATCTCGGCGCTCACGGACGACGACAGCACTGCAACCAGCAGGCCCGAATGCCTGAAATCGGCCCGGTCCTTGCATAAAATCGCGGCAGGTGCGGTGCATGGCGGCTCTCGACGGTTTCGGTTGCAGCGCAACGCGCGTATCATTGCGGTGAGTTTGAACGGCGGGGATTGGCGTTGCAGGAACAGACAAACTACCCGGCACTGAACCAGCCGATCGACGAGCTGGCGCTGACCGAGATCAAGGGTGCGATCCTGGCCAAGCTGCGGCTTGCGATCGGCAAGGACGCCACTGTTGCGACCAGGCGCGACTGGTACAAGGCGGCGACGCTGGCGCTGCGCGACCGCATCGTGCACCATTGGCTGACCGCCGAGAAGCAGAGCTACGATGCCGGCGCCAAGCGCGTCTACTATCTCTCGCTCGAATTCCTGATCGGCCGGCTGTTCACCGACGCGCTGAACAATATGGGACTGCTGCCGCTGTTCGAGGCCGCGCTCGGCGACCTCGGTGTCGATCTCTCGGACCTGCGCAAATGCGAGCCGGACGCCGCGCTCGGCAATGGCGGCCTCGGGCGGCTCGCGGCCTGCTTCATGGAGAGCATGGCGACGCTGGCGATCCCCGCAACCGGCTACGGCATCCGCTACGATTTCGGTCTGTTCCGCCAGATCATGAACCAGGGCTGGCAGCAGGAATATCCCGACGAATGGCTGGCGTTCGGCAACCCCTGGGAATTCCAGCGGCCGGAGGTGGTCTACAACGTCCATTTCGGCGGCCATGTCGAGCATGTCGACGACCGCGGCCGCGACTGCGCCACCTGGCATCCGGCGGAAACCGTCGAGGCGATGGCCTACGACACGCCGATCGTGGGCTGGCGCGGCCAGCACGTCAACGCGCTGCGGCTGTGGTCGGCGCATGCGCCCGACCCGCTCAAGCTCGACGTCTTCAACACCGGCGACTACGTCTCGGCCAGCGCCGAGCAGGCGCGCGCGGAGGCGATCTGCAAATTCCTCTACCCGAACGACGAGAGTGCGGCGGGCCGCGAGCTGCGGCTGCGCCAGGAATATTTCTTCGTCTCGGCCTCGTTGCAGGATCTCATCAACCGCCATCTCGCCTCCGACGGCGGCCTGCGCAATCTCGCGCAGAAGGCGGCGGTGCAGCTCAACGACACCCATCCGAGCCTCGCCGTCACCGAGCTGATGCGCATCCTGGTCGACCTGCACAATTTCCGCTGGGACGAGGCCTGGAAGATTACGGTAGCAACCCTGTCCTACACCAACCACACGCTGCTGCCGGAGGCGCTCGAGACCTGGCCGGTCGAACTGTTCGAGCGGCTGTTGCCGCGGCATCTCGAGATCATCTACCGCATCAACGTGGCGCATCTCGCGCTCGCCGAGGAGCGCTTCCCGGGCGACATCGAGTATCGTGCGTCGGTCTCGCTGATCGACGAACGCAGCGGCCGCCGGGTGCGGATGGGCCAACTCGCCTTCGTCGGCTCGCATCGCATCAACGGCGTCTCGGCGATGCATTCCGACCTGATGAAGGAGACCGTGTTCCACGATCTGCATCATCTCTATCCCCAGCGCATCACCAACAAGACCAACGGCATCACCTTCCGCCGCTGGCTGATGCTGGCCAATCCGCGGCTGACCGCGCTGTTGCGCGAGACCTGCGGCGAAGCCGTGCTCGACGACTTCTCGCTGCTCGATCGGCTCGAGGCGCATTCGAGCGACCTCGAATTCCAGAAGCGGTTCCGCGACGTCAAGCATCACAACAAGCTGGCGCTGGCGCGGCTGATCGGCGAGCGCAACCACGTCAAGGTCGACCCGTCGGCGCTGTTCGACGTGCAGATCAAGCGCATCCACGAATACAAGCGGCAGCTGCTCAACATCCTGGAGACGATCGCGCTGTATCACGCGATGAAGGACGACCCGGCCGCAAACTGGGTGCCGCGGGTAAAAATCTTCGCCGGCAAGGCGGCGGCGAGCTATCGCTACGCCAAGCTGATCATCAAGCTGATCAACGACGTCGCCGAGGTGGTCAACAACGACGCCTCGCTCGGCGGCAGGCTGAAGGTGGTCTTCCTCGCCGACTACAATGTTAGCCTTGCCGAGGTGATCATTCCGGCCGCCGATCTCTCCGAGCAGATCTCGACCGCCGGCATGGAGGCCTCCGGCACCGGCAACATGAAGCTCGCGCTGAACGGCGCGCTGACCATCGGCACGCTCGACGGCGCCAATATCGAGATCCGCGACGCGGTCGGCCCCGAGAACATCGCGATTTTCGGGCTGGAGGCCGGCGACGTCATGGTCCGCCGCAAGCAGGGGCTCGATGCCAGTGACGTGATCCGCAAATCGCCGCGGCTCGAGCGCGCGATCCGCGCCATCGAGAGCGGCGAGTTCTCGCCGGGCGATGCCGCGCGCTTCGCCTCGATCGGGCACGCGCTGCGCTATCTCGACCACTACATGGTCTCCGCCGACTTCGATTCCTACTACGATGCGCAACGCGGCATCGACGCCCGCTGGCAGGTGCCGCCGGCCTGGACCCGCGCCTCGATCCTCAACGTGGCGCGCATGGCGTGGTTCTCCTCCGACCGCACCATCCGCGAATACGCCGAGGACATCTGGCACGTTCCAGTGCATCCGAGCGCCGCGCCGCAGCTGGGTAACCAGCGCGAGGCGAAGGGGTAATCCCGGGGCACGGAAATCGATTACGTGCGACATCATTGAATTCGGCGCGACGGCCCGCGATATTCATTGTGAACGCACGCCGTCGTTGCGAGGAGCGAAGCGACGAGCAATCCACCCATCCGGATATGCGGCACGCTGGATTGCTTCGCCGCGCATTTTCGATCCAAGGATTTACATGCTCACCAAGACCCCGCACCTTTTCGATGAAGCCACCGCCGTGACTGCCGGCGACAGCCGCTGGCAGGGACGCACCAGCCCGGATTACTGGGCCTTCGTCGGCCCGTTCGGCGGCTGCACAGCGGCGACCATCCTGCGCGCGTTGATGCAGCATCCGCAGCGCGCGGGCGATCCGCTGGCGCTGACGGTCAATTACTGCGCGCCGGTCGCCGAGGGCGTGTTCGATCTCGATGTCCGCCTGGTCAAGGCCAACCGCTCGAGCCAGCATTGGTCGGTCGAGATGACGCAAGGCGGCGGTGAGGTCACGACGCTGGCGACCGCGGTGTTCGCTGAGCGTCGCCCCTCCTGGTCGCACCAGCCGGCGCAATTTCCGGGCGCCGTGCCGTTCGAGCAGCTGCGGCCCTATCCGAAGCTCGCGATGACCTGGCCCAACCAGTACGATTTCCGCTTCGCCGAGGGCGAGCCGAAATTCGCCGGTGGCGGCGGTGCAAAGGTGCCGTCGAGCCCCTATTCGAAGCTGTGGATTGCCGACCGCGTGCCGCGCAAGCTCGACGCGCTGTCGCTGATGTCGATGTCGGATGCGTTCTTCGGCCGCGTCTTCCACGCCCGGCATGAGCTGGTGCCGTTCGGCACGGTGTCGCTGACGACCTATTTCCACGCCGACGCGGCCGACCTCGATGCCGAGGATACCACCCGCGTGCTCGCCACGGCCGACGCAAAGACCTTCCACAAGAGCTATGGCGACCAGCACGGCGAATTGTGGTCGCCCTCCGGCCGCCTGCTCGCCACCACGACGCAGATCGCCTATTTCAAGGCGTAGCGTTTTCGAGCGAAGTGGGTACCGGTTCGCGTGAAGAAAACGCGTCAAGTCAAGGCGTAGTCAAATATCCACATTGGTCTGCTGGGACCGCATTGCCTATTTCAAGGGTTGGGGGAACATTGGCGCGTCGCTTCTGTTCCACACCCTTGGGAGCACTGCCGCATGTCCGAAGCCGACACTTCGAAGCCCTCGCGCATCGCGCTGCTTGGCGTTCCCATCGAGATCGGCGCATCGCAGCCCGGTCCGCTGATGGGACCGGACGCGCTGCGCACCGCAGGCATCGCGCGCCTGCTCGAGCAGCTCGACTTCCAGGTCGACGACCACGGCAACCTTGCGATCCCGGCTGTGGTCGCCGACGGCCCGGTGCCGGCCAACACCAAGTTCTATGACGAGGTGAAGACCTGGACCCGCGCGGTCTCCGAGCGCGCCTACTGGCTGGCGCATTCCGGCGCGATCCCGATCTTCATGGGCGGCGATCACTCGCTGTCGATGGGGTCGATCAACGGCGTTGCCCGCTACTGGAAAGAGAGAGACCGGCCGCTGTTCGCGCTGTGGGTCGACGCCCATGCCGACTACAACACACCGGCCACGACCATCACCGGCAACATGCACGGCATGTCGGCGGCGTTCCTGTGCGGCGAGGACGGGCTGGACGACCTGCTGGGCGGATTGCCTCGCGCCTCGATCCCATCGGATCAGCTGGCGCTGATCGGCACCCGGTCGGTCGATCCGCTGGAGCGCAAGCTGCTGCGGCAACGCAACGTCTCGATCGCGGACATGCGCCAGATCGACGAGTTCGGCGTCGCTGTGCTGACCCGCCGCGTCATCGAACGCGTCAAGGCCAAGAACGGCGTGCTGCATGTCTCGTTCGACGTCGACTTCCTCGATCCCGACATCGCGCCGGGCGTCGGCACCACGGTTCCGGGCGGCGCGACCTATCGGGAAGCGCATCTCATCATGGAGCTGCTGCATGATTCCGGGCTGGTGCGCTCGCTCGATATCGTCGAGCTCAATCCGTTCCTCGACGAGCGCGGCCGCACCGCGCGCGTCGCGGTCGAACTGACCGGCAGCCTGTTCGGGCTTCAGATCACCGACAGGCAGACGCCGAGCAACGCGGTGCTGCCGGAGATGGGCGAGTAGCGGAATAACACACTCGATGTCGTCCCGGCGAAGGCCGGGACCCATACTCCGCAGCGGATGTTGTGGGTGGGACTCGTCATTCCGCCGACGCGCAACAATGACTATCGGTGGTTATGGGTCCCGGCCTTCGCCGGGACGACAGCGGAATATTTGGCGAGCCGACTAGGCAAACAAAAAGGCGGCCACGAAGGCCGCCCTTTCCAATCGCGTATCGTTTGCGCGGCTTACTCCGCCGCGAGCTTCACTTCCGGCGCGGCGGCGCGGACTTCGGCGTCGACCTGCGCTTCGAACTTGGCGAAGTTCTTCTGGAACATGCCGACCAGCGCACGCGCGGTCTTGTCGAACTCGGCCTTGTCGGCCCAGGTCTTGATCGGATCGAGGATGTGCGGCTCGACGCCCGGCAACGAGGTCGGCACCGCGAAGCCGAAATACTTGTCAGTGCGGAAGTCGGCGTTGCGCAAGCTGCCGTTCAGCGCCGCGGTGAGCAGCGCGCGGGTCACCTTGATCGGCATGCGGCGGCCGGTGCCGTACTTGCCGCCGGTCCAGCCGGTGTTGACCAGCCAGCAATCGACATCGTGTTTTGCAATCAGCTCGCGGAGCAGATTGCCGTAGACCGACGGATCGCGCGGCAGGAACGGCGAGCCGAAGCAGGTCGAGAATTCCGGCTGCGGCTCGTTGCCGAGACCACGCTCGGTGCCGGCGACCTTCGCGGTGTAGCCGGACAGGAAGTGATACATCGCCTGCGCCGGCGTCAGCTTGGCGATCGGCGGCATCACGCCGAAGGCGTCGGCCGCGAGCATCACCACGTTCTTCGGATGCGGCGCGCGGCCGGTGCGCGAGGCGTTCGGGATGAAATCGAGCGGATAGGCCGAGCGGGTGTTCTCGGTCTTCGAGCCGTCGTCGAAGTCAGGCACGCGATCATTGACGCCGAGCACGACGTTCTCCAGCACCGCGCCGAAGCGCTTGCTGGCGGCATAGATCTCCGGTTCGGCCTCGCCCGACAGCTTGATGCACTTGGCGTAGCAGCCGCCTTCGAAATTGAAGACGCCGTCCTCGCTCCAGCCATGCTCGTCGTCGCCGATCAGCGTGCGCTTCGGATCGGCGGACAGCGTGGTCTTGCCGGTGCCGGACAGGCCGAAGAAGATCGCGGTGTCGCCGTCGGGGCCGACATTGGCCGAGCAGTGCATCGGCATCACGCCCTTCTCGGGCAGGTAGAAGTTCAGCGTGGTGAACACGCTCTTCTTCATTTCGCCGGCATAATAAGACCCGCCGATCAGGACGATCTTGCGGGCGAAATCGATCGCGACGACGTTCTCCGACTTGCAGCCGTGACGTTTCGGATCGGCGCGGAAGCTCGGCAGATCGATGATCGTGAGCTCCGGCACGAAGCCCGCGAGCTCGGACGTCTCAGGACGAATGAGCAGCGTGCGGATGAACAGAGAGTGCCAGGCGAGCTCGGTGAAGACGCGCGTCTTGATGCGATGCTTCGGATCGGCGCCGCCATAGAGGTCCTGCGCGAACAGCGTCATGCCTTCGGCATGCTTGATGAAGTCGGCATGCAGCGTTGCGAACTGCTCCGAGGTGATCGACTGGTTGCCGGCCCACCACATGCTCTTGTCGGTCAGGCCGTCGCGGACCGTGAACTTGTCCTTCGGGCTGCGGCCGGTGAACTCACCGGTGTCAGCGCAAAGCGCGCCATCGGCCGAGAGCACCGCTTCGCCATTGCGCAACGCGTGCTCGTAGAGCTGCGGCGCACCATAGTTCCAATGCACGCCCTTGAGATTTTTTAAGCCGAATTTGTCGGCGCCGAAGGCACCGTTATGCACGCCCGTCTCTTGCACGAAGAACCTCCTCGAACCCGCGTATCCTTGTTCGCGCGAATGTCGCTAGTCGCGCCCCGTCGCGGTGATGACCGTCATCAGAATATAGCCTCTCGGCCCCGGTCCGGCGACCTAATAGTGGGGATCGCCGGGCTTGCCAAGCCAGTCGATCGGCTTTTGGTTTATTCCAACAGGGGTACATCATCCGGCGCAAATACCGCAGCGCGAAACCCTTTCGCTTCGCTTTCGCTTTCGTATTGTTTTCACCGCGTTCGAGCGACGTTTCGCCGCTTTCCCGCTGCGAACGAGGCCTTGCGATGCACAAAGAGTGCCAGCGATTAGCGTGTGCGTTCGCCGATTGCTGCATAAGACAAGGGGAATGCCGGGTATGCGTTTCGCGCTGAGGATGTGTCGTTGCAATGGACTGCCGCGAGTTGACGCTGCGCTGCGCTGCCGAGGACGTCGCCCACGATCGTGGTGCACGTGGATCGAGCTGCGTTCGGTTGAGCTCAGCATGCTTCGTCGAAGCTGGGTGAGTTCAATGCCCGGCATCGGCCAATGTTCCGCAACGCCCTTTGGACAGATCGCGGGCCGTTACGATCGATGGTAACGCAATCAACATCTGACGCCCGCGTGTCGTCGCGGCCTGAGCCCCGGGGTCCGAATGATTTTCCGATGCTGCAGAAAATCCCACATGCGCATCGAGCCGATCAGCGATGACGTGCCGCGCCGGGACCGAATTGATCGCGCTATCAAAAGCCCCGCACGCAGCCTCTGCCTGCACGCATCATGCGACACGATGCCTCGCCAGGCGCAGCACCATCGTCGGCGCCGCCAGCGCGCATTCCCCTAGCCCTTGGCCCGCGCTTCGCCGGCGAGCCGCACCAGCATCTTGCGCAGCTCGGTGCCGTTGCTGACCCGCTCGGGGAAATCGAGCCGCAGCGTGGCGCGGCCGGCCTGCATGTCCATGCCGTCGGGGTCGCAGCCGGTGCACAGCCAATCGGCGCTGTCGGCGCCGAGCAGCCGCGTGGCGTAGAGGTTCATCGCCTCGCGGTGGTCCTCGTTCATGTGCGCCACCGCGCCCGGCTCGGCCTCCAGCAGCGCCTCGGCGCCGCCGAGATCGGTCAGGAATTGGGCGGGCTTGAGGTCGACGATGCGGCCGAACCCGGCGACCAGATGGGCGCCGCTCGGCCGGATCACGAAGAACGAAAAATCCTTAAATTCTACAAAGACTTCCGCCGACGGCTGGGCAGCGAGATAACGCCGTTGGGCGAGCTCACGCCCGGCCTCGGCGACCTCCTCGGCCTTTCCCGCCAGCATGATCCGGGCGCCCTCCAAGGGATCGCCCTCGGCACGCTCGTCCAGCATCAGGGACACCCGGCTGTCGGCCAGGATGTTCCTGGTGTGCAGCGCCAGCCGGGAAATCAGCAGGATCGGCGAGCCGTCCGGATGGCTGGCGAGGTTGACCAGGGAGCAATAGGGATCGCCGGAGCCGGCCGTCAGCGTGGCGAGCGCGCCCTGGCGGCTGCGCCGAAGCAGCGAGCGGGCAAGGTGGGCAGGATCGAAGTCGGTGGTCGGTTGCATAGGCCTGTCGGGTCATTTTGAGGGCGAATCGGGCCGGTTCCGCATGAAAAAAGGGCCTGTTTTCATGGTCTCAGGGTGGTATATGGGGTCCATCGCATGGGTCGCAGAAGCGTATTTTTTGCGGAACTCGGTCACACTTCAGCCCAGCTTGCATTGCTCGTTGACCGCGTTCGAAGCCCATTTCCACGGCGCGTCGCCCGAGTGCCCGCCGTTTAAGCCACTCTCATTGTGAAAGCAGCTCATGCCCACAATCGCCCTGGTCGACGACGACCGCAACATTCTCACTTCGGTCTCGATCGCGCTTGAAGCCGAAGGCTACCGCATCATGACCTACACGGACGGTGCGTCGGCGCTGGATGGGTTTCGCACGTCGCCCCCCGATCTTGCGATCCTCGATATCAAGATGCCGCGCATGGACGGCATGGAAACGCTGCGCCGGCTGCGCCAGAAGTCCGACCTGCCGGTGATCTTCCTCACCTCGAAGGACGAAGAGATCGACGAATTGTTCGGCCTGAAAATGGGCGCCGACGATTTCATCCGCAAGCCGTTCTCGCAGCGCCTCTTGGTCGAACGCGTCAAGGCCGTGCTCCGCCGCGGCCAGCCCAAGGACCCGACTGCCGCGCCGAAGGAGCCGGACGCCCGCGCGCTCGACCGCGGCCTGCTGCGGATGGATCCGGAGCGCCACACCTGCACCTGGAAGAACGAGCCAGTGACGCTCACCGTGACCGAATTCCTGATCCTGCAGGCGCTCGCCACCCGCCCCGGCGTG
The window above is part of the Bradyrhizobium sp. PSBB068 genome. Proteins encoded here:
- the rocF gene encoding arginase encodes the protein MSEADTSKPSRIALLGVPIEIGASQPGPLMGPDALRTAGIARLLEQLDFQVDDHGNLAIPAVVADGPVPANTKFYDEVKTWTRAVSERAYWLAHSGAIPIFMGGDHSLSMGSINGVARYWKERDRPLFALWVDAHADYNTPATTITGNMHGMSAAFLCGEDGLDDLLGGLPRASIPSDQLALIGTRSVDPLERKLLRQRNVSIADMRQIDEFGVAVLTRRVIERVKAKNGVLHVSFDVDFLDPDIAPGVGTTVPGGATYREAHLIMELLHDSGLVRSLDIVELNPFLDERGRTARVAVELTGSLFGLQITDRQTPSNAVLPEMGE
- a CDS encoding phosphoenolpyruvate carboxykinase, whose amino-acid sequence is MQETGVHNGAFGADKFGLKNLKGVHWNYGAPQLYEHALRNGEAVLSADGALCADTGEFTGRSPKDKFTVRDGLTDKSMWWAGNQSITSEQFATLHADFIKHAEGMTLFAQDLYGGADPKHRIKTRVFTELAWHSLFIRTLLIRPETSELAGFVPELTIIDLPSFRADPKRHGCKSENVVAIDFARKIVLIGGSYYAGEMKKSVFTTLNFYLPEKGVMPMHCSANVGPDGDTAIFFGLSGTGKTTLSADPKRTLIGDDEHGWSEDGVFNFEGGCYAKCIKLSGEAEPEIYAASKRFGAVLENVVLGVNDRVPDFDDGSKTENTRSAYPLDFIPNASRTGRAPHPKNVVMLAADAFGVMPPIAKLTPAQAMYHFLSGYTAKVAGTERGLGNEPQPEFSTCFGSPFLPRDPSVYGNLLRELIAKHDVDCWLVNTGWTGGKYGTGRRMPIKVTRALLTAALNGSLRNADFRTDKYFGFAVPTSLPGVEPHILDPIKTWADKAEFDKTARALVGMFQKNFAKFEAQVDAEVRAAAPEVKLAAE
- a CDS encoding HugZ family protein is translated as MQPTTDFDPAHLARSLLRRSRQGALATLTAGSGDPYCSLVNLASHPDGSPILLISRLALHTRNILADSRVSLMLDERAEGDPLEGARIMLAGKAEEVAEAGRELAQRRYLAAQPSAEVFVEFKDFSFFVIRPSGAHLVAGFGRIVDLKPAQFLTDLGGAEALLEAEPGAVAHMNEDHREAMNLYATRLLGADSADWLCTGCDPDGMDMQAGRATLRLDFPERVSNGTELRKMLVRLAGEARAKG
- a CDS encoding response regulator transcription factor — its product is MPTIALVDDDRNILTSVSIALEAEGYRIMTYTDGASALDGFRTSPPDLAILDIKMPRMDGMETLRRLRQKSDLPVIFLTSKDEEIDELFGLKMGADDFIRKPFSQRLLVERVKAVLRRGQPKDPTAAPKEPDARALDRGLLRMDPERHTCTWKNEPVTLTVTEFLILQALATRPGVVKSRNALMDAAYDDQVYVDDRTIDSHIKRLRKKFKVVDDDFEMIETLYGVGYRFKEA